From a region of the Thiorhodovibrio winogradskyi genome:
- a CDS encoding DUF808 domain-containing protein encodes MATTLLALIDDIASVLDDVSLLTKVAARKTASVLGDDLALNAEQVAGVRASRELPVVWAVAKGSLVNKAILVPTALLISALAPWAIMPLLMIGGLYLCFEGVEKIAHKFLHSPAENAAHQGELSAALRDPGVDLATLEQDKIKGAIRTDFILSAEIIVITLGTVAGANFLSQVLVLIGIAIVMTVGVYGLVAGIVRLDDGGALLVQREGETLDARLQRAFGRFILSLAPWLMKFLSVAGTIAMFLVGGGIIAHGIPVLHAPIHHLAEATGHLPSIGGMMHWLTPLLIHALIGIAAGTLVLAGVHRIQAWRGRQGA; translated from the coding sequence ATGGCCACCACCCTGCTTGCCCTGATTGACGATATCGCATCCGTCCTGGATGACGTCTCCCTGCTGACCAAGGTTGCCGCGCGCAAGACCGCCAGCGTGCTGGGCGACGATTTGGCCTTGAATGCCGAACAGGTCGCCGGGGTGCGCGCCAGCCGCGAACTGCCCGTGGTCTGGGCGGTGGCCAAGGGGTCGCTGGTCAACAAGGCCATTCTAGTGCCCACCGCGCTCCTGATCAGCGCGCTCGCGCCCTGGGCCATCATGCCGCTGCTGATGATTGGCGGACTTTATCTGTGCTTCGAAGGGGTCGAGAAGATCGCGCATAAATTCCTGCACTCGCCCGCGGAGAATGCCGCGCATCAGGGCGAACTCAGCGCCGCGCTGCGCGATCCCGGCGTTGATCTGGCCACACTGGAACAAGACAAGATCAAGGGAGCCATCCGCACGGATTTTATTTTGTCGGCGGAGATCATTGTCATCACCCTGGGCACGGTGGCAGGGGCCAATTTCCTGTCCCAAGTGCTGGTGCTAATCGGCATCGCCATTGTGATGACGGTCGGCGTCTACGGATTGGTCGCGGGTATCGTCAGACTCGATGACGGCGGCGCCCTGCTGGTCCAGCGCGAGGGGGAGACGCTCGATGCGCGCCTGCAGCGTGCCTTTGGGCGCTTCATTCTGTCCCTGGCGCCCTGGTTGATGAAGTTTCTATCCGTGGCTGGCACCATTGCCATGTTTCTGGTGGGCGGCGGCATCATTGCCCATGGCATCCCCGTGCTGCACGCGCCCATTCATCATCTGGCCGAGGCCACGGGCCATCTCCCAAGTATCGGCGGCATGATGCACTGGCTCACGCCCTTGCTGATCCATGCGCTCATCGGCATCGCCGCCGGGACCCTGGTGTTGGCCGGGGTCCACCGGATTCAGGCCTGGCGCGGTCGGCAGGGGGCCTGA
- the fliW gene encoding flagellar assembly protein FliW, producing MTTAPDQPQIDPDKIITFPQGLPGFEDDHRFSMFHSEGDKGENSKLFWLESLDNSDVGFTVVDPTLYGLNYVIDLTDEEQALLQSSDPNQILVLLILAKNDESKPGEPRVHANIAGPILINTETRVALQKVMTRSRVEVNIVGANASS from the coding sequence ATGACGACTGCCCCAGACCAACCCCAGATCGACCCGGACAAAATCATTACCTTTCCCCAGGGCCTGCCGGGGTTCGAGGACGATCACCGCTTCTCGATGTTCCACAGCGAAGGGGACAAGGGCGAGAACAGCAAGCTGTTCTGGCTCGAGTCGCTCGACAACTCCGATGTCGGTTTCACTGTCGTGGACCCGACCCTCTACGGGCTGAACTATGTCATCGACCTGACCGACGAGGAGCAGGCGCTGCTGCAATCCTCCGATCCCAATCAGATCCTGGTGCTCTTGATCCTAGCCAAGAACGATGAAAGCAAGCCGGGTGAACCGCGTGTGCATGCCAACATCGCCGGGCCCATTCTGATCAATACCGAGACCCGCGTCGCCTTGCAGAAGGTGATGACCCGCTCAAGAGTTGAAGTCAATATCGTCGGCGCGAACGCATCAAGCTAA
- a CDS encoding AAA family ATPase — translation MTTQTHGAAPSWKTKLPRQGRQWRKRLGAAALCLGATTVSLAAPENDTPPADDAATSLSDHTSRLLEQSRAQGGELWRKSVDGAGDLWQRSRETATQWWQQSSDLWQETAEPPAPRQREHFAELWSDVLPPIEDTLSLQDAQRDLPERAWFARDQRDVEKDINALLDQAVAALSLSPLQDERAEIAGIRASTEKSREKIAEYRRDRVAAPTQSLVKRTREDYDQLIASEQQSIEDSQARLGQIQRDFGARLREIGLELTDEQVEFLLATVVGDTMIDLGIVFDNVKIITVELERLVRESGEDLASARRYYGLYVVLLRALKQMHLEVEQRIETEYIPQIDQIRQRAQALSTDTRELLRAQPERAPVLQANLDAQQMTSNAAGRYRDYLAEQARQVRRAREALEQDIRTAWNTYETVRVSGELVALVQSSQQLLDGLLERQVPPLRPFENLEMKREFEKLTDQLRASES, via the coding sequence ATGACCACTCAGACTCATGGTGCCGCGCCATCGTGGAAAACAAAGCTGCCCCGTCAGGGTCGCCAATGGCGCAAACGCCTGGGCGCCGCGGCGCTATGCCTCGGTGCCACCACGGTTAGCTTGGCCGCGCCCGAGAATGACACCCCACCAGCGGATGACGCGGCCACCAGCCTGAGCGACCACACCAGCCGGCTGCTCGAACAATCGCGCGCCCAGGGCGGTGAGCTGTGGCGCAAATCCGTTGATGGCGCGGGCGATCTCTGGCAGCGCTCGCGTGAGACGGCCACCCAATGGTGGCAACAATCATCCGACCTCTGGCAAGAGACTGCCGAGCCCCCTGCCCCGCGCCAGCGCGAGCATTTTGCCGAGCTCTGGTCCGACGTGCTCCCCCCCATCGAAGACACCCTGTCACTGCAAGATGCTCAGCGCGATCTGCCCGAACGGGCGTGGTTCGCGCGCGACCAGCGCGATGTCGAAAAAGACATCAATGCCCTGCTGGATCAAGCAGTGGCGGCTCTATCGCTCTCTCCCTTGCAGGACGAACGCGCGGAAATCGCCGGCATCCGCGCCAGTACCGAAAAATCCCGCGAGAAGATCGCCGAATACCGCCGTGACCGCGTCGCCGCGCCGACCCAGTCCCTGGTCAAGCGCACGCGCGAGGACTACGACCAACTCATCGCCTCTGAACAGCAGAGCATCGAGGACAGCCAGGCGCGGCTAGGACAGATTCAACGCGACTTCGGCGCGCGCTTGCGCGAAATTGGACTCGAACTAACCGACGAACAGGTGGAGTTTCTGCTCGCGACCGTGGTCGGCGACACCATGATTGACCTTGGCATTGTGTTTGACAATGTCAAAATCATCACAGTCGAGCTGGAACGCCTGGTGCGCGAAAGCGGCGAGGATCTGGCCAGCGCACGGCGCTACTACGGGCTTTATGTGGTACTGCTGCGAGCGCTCAAGCAGATGCACCTGGAGGTGGAGCAGCGTATCGAGACCGAGTACATCCCTCAAATCGATCAAATCCGCCAGCGCGCCCAGGCACTAAGCACGGACACGCGGGAACTGTTGCGCGCCCAGCCGGAGCGCGCCCCGGTGCTTCAGGCCAACCTCGACGCCCAGCAGATGACCAGCAACGCCGCCGGGCGCTATCGGGATTATCTCGCCGAGCAGGCACGCCAGGTCAGGCGCGCGCGCGAGGCACTGGAGCAGGACATTCGCACCGCCTGGAACACTTACGAGACGGTGCGCGTCTCCGGCGAACTGGTTGCCCTGGTGCAATCCAGCCAGCAATTGCTCGACGGTCTACTGGAGCGCCAGGTGCCGCCGCTGCGCCCGTTCGAGAATCTGGAAATGAAACGCGAGTTCGAGAAGCTGACCGATCAGCTCAGGGCAAGCGAGAGCTGA
- a CDS encoding penicillin-binding protein 1A produces MLGWFGRMLAGVLAIPLDLALLALFGAAVVVYVTLPELPDIEGLTDIPFEEPLRVYSAQGSLIAEFGIQRRRAVAFSDLPANLINAFVATEDARFFAHVGVDAIGLLRAAVHVARTGSLTQGGSTITMQVARNFYLSRAKTMRRKLAELLLAMQIEKALTKEEILELYLNKIFFGHRAYGVSAAAEFYYRKTLDELTLAEMAMLAGLPKAPSANNPLSNPERALERRNYILGRMREIGLLTEERYRDALAEPLTATHYRPEIQFEADYAAEMVRQEVVERFGEEQAYSLGLLVYTTIDEPMQQAADAALRKGLMAYNLRHGYHGPEANLAGVASLGKSQLDEVLDERPRVPGLPVGVVTQVAADQATVYLGNGREHQLIRKEVAWARRYKTENWRGPAPRRVSDAVALGDIIRLRQTDEGDWRLAQVPLVGGALVAMSPWDGALRALSGGYAFQWSKFNRAVDAKRQPGSSFKPFVYAAAFEQGWTPASYVRDQPFEMPGARGMWRPQNADGKFLGPIRIRQALTMSRNLAVIDLVDRMGVDVARDYIQRFGFPLESIPNNIVLALGAGAATPLEITTGFSVFANGGHKVEPYVIARIEDVHGNLLYSANAARACIDCWLDLPEDGGARTVPDGASDAPRAPQAIDPRIAYQIDSILKNVVTSGTGTRARVLNRPDIGGKTGTTNDSRDSWFAGYQPELATVVWMGMDDNRPLGSGEWGGTAALGVWIDFMREALADIPVATIKQPADMVQVSLPGGGTEVVRVEYRNNLNGPKPVAGPAAPAPPRRRSAPRVIDELF; encoded by the coding sequence GTGTTAGGCTGGTTCGGCCGCATGCTTGCTGGCGTGCTGGCGATTCCGCTCGATCTCGCTTTGCTGGCTTTGTTCGGCGCTGCCGTGGTGGTCTATGTCACCCTGCCTGAGCTTCCGGATATCGAGGGCCTGACGGATATCCCCTTTGAGGAGCCGCTGCGGGTCTACTCGGCCCAGGGGTCGCTGATCGCCGAGTTTGGCATCCAACGCCGTCGCGCTGTGGCTTTTAGCGATCTGCCTGCAAATCTGATCAATGCCTTTGTCGCGACCGAGGATGCGCGTTTCTTCGCCCATGTTGGCGTGGATGCCATCGGTCTGTTGCGGGCTGCCGTGCATGTCGCGCGCACGGGATCCCTAACCCAGGGTGGCAGTACCATCACCATGCAGGTCGCGCGCAACTTCTACCTGTCGCGCGCCAAGACCATGCGCCGCAAGCTTGCTGAGTTGCTGCTGGCGATGCAGATCGAGAAAGCGCTGACAAAAGAAGAAATTCTCGAACTTTATCTGAACAAAATCTTTTTTGGCCATCGCGCCTATGGCGTCTCGGCGGCAGCGGAATTCTATTACCGCAAGACGCTGGATGAATTGACGCTGGCGGAGATGGCCATGCTGGCCGGTCTGCCCAAGGCACCCTCGGCCAATAACCCGCTGAGCAATCCCGAGCGGGCGTTGGAAAGGCGCAACTACATCCTGGGGCGCATGCGCGAGATTGGTTTGCTGACCGAAGAGCGCTATCGCGATGCCCTGGCCGAGCCGCTAACGGCCACCCATTACCGCCCTGAGATACAGTTCGAGGCGGATTATGCGGCCGAGATGGTGCGCCAGGAGGTGGTCGAGCGTTTTGGAGAAGAGCAGGCTTATTCGCTTGGTCTGCTGGTTTACACCACCATCGATGAACCCATGCAGCAGGCGGCAGACGCGGCGCTGCGCAAGGGCTTGATGGCGTACAACCTGCGCCACGGTTACCACGGACCCGAGGCAAACCTCGCCGGTGTCGCATCCCTGGGAAAAAGCCAGCTTGATGAGGTGCTGGATGAGCGCCCGCGCGTGCCTGGCCTGCCGGTGGGGGTGGTGACCCAGGTTGCCGCCGATCAGGCAACAGTCTATCTGGGCAATGGCCGGGAGCATCAGCTCATTCGTAAGGAGGTTGCCTGGGCACGGCGGTACAAGACGGAGAACTGGCGTGGGCCTGCGCCTCGTCGCGTGAGCGATGCCGTGGCGCTGGGCGATATCATCCGCTTGCGCCAGACCGATGAGGGTGATTGGCGTCTGGCCCAGGTGCCACTGGTCGGAGGCGCGCTGGTGGCCATGTCACCCTGGGATGGCGCGCTGCGGGCGCTTTCAGGCGGCTATGCCTTTCAATGGAGCAAGTTCAATCGGGCAGTGGATGCCAAGCGCCAACCGGGGTCGAGTTTCAAGCCCTTCGTCTATGCCGCCGCTTTTGAGCAGGGCTGGACCCCGGCGAGCTATGTGCGCGATCAGCCGTTTGAGATGCCGGGTGCGCGCGGCATGTGGCGGCCGCAAAATGCCGATGGCAAGTTTCTTGGCCCCATCCGCATCCGTCAAGCCTTGACCATGTCGCGCAATCTCGCGGTCATTGATCTTGTTGACCGCATGGGGGTTGATGTGGCGCGTGACTATATCCAGCGGTTCGGCTTCCCGCTGGAATCCATCCCCAACAATATCGTGCTGGCCCTGGGCGCTGGGGCCGCCACGCCCTTGGAAATTACCACCGGATTCAGTGTCTTTGCCAATGGTGGTCATAAGGTGGAGCCTTATGTGATCGCGCGCATTGAGGACGTGCACGGGAACCTGCTGTATTCCGCCAATGCCGCGCGCGCTTGTATCGACTGTTGGCTTGATTTGCCCGAGGATGGCGGTGCTCGGACTGTTCCTGATGGCGCCTCCGACGCGCCGCGGGCGCCGCAGGCGATTGATCCGCGCATCGCCTATCAAATCGATTCGATACTAAAAAACGTGGTGACTTCCGGCACGGGCACCCGCGCTCGGGTGCTGAATCGCCCGGATATTGGCGGCAAGACCGGCACCACCAACGACTCGCGCGATTCCTGGTTTGCCGGTTATCAGCCAGAGCTGGCAACCGTGGTATGGATGGGCATGGATGATAACCGCCCGCTTGGCAGTGGCGAATGGGGTGGAACGGCGGCGCTGGGTGTGTGGATCGATTTCATGCGCGAGGCCTTGGCCGATATTCCCGTCGCGACCATCAAACAACCAGCCGACATGGTGCAGGTGAGTTTGCCTGGGGGTGGTACTGAGGTGGTGCGTGTTGAGTATCGGAACAATCTCAATGGCCCCAAGCCCGTTGCCGGACCGGCGGCACCCGCGCCCCCGAGGCGAAGGAGCGCGCCGCGCGTCATTGATGAGCTCTTCTGA
- a CDS encoding urease subunit alpha — translation MSKISRAEYAALYGPTIGDKVRLGDTELMAEIEEDLTHYGEELRFGRAGAIRDGMGQCQRQADEVMDTVITNALVIDFWGVIKADLGIKNGRIAAIGKAGNPNIQTGVDVLIGSATDIIAAEGLIVTAGAVDALTHFISPEQASRSLMAGITTLIGGGTGPSAGSLAAASTPGPWNIRRMLQAAEGLPVNVGLVGKGSGSLPNPLEEQVRSGAMGLMVHPAWGCGPAALARALDIAEKMDVQLLVQFDTLNEAGGVEDLIAVVAERCVSTLHGNLDAMGIESLLALTLEKALPISVLSPAGPASADAGLSGALEVLHDLGAISALASGGMAGGRAGDLISRTWQMAHRMKVRRGHLAPPPFAADIDRADNDNYRIKRYIAKCGINPAISHGIAHEVGSIEVGKLADLVLWRPAFFGVRPTLVLKGGMIAAAPMGDAAASVPDAQPVQYAPMFGVTGGALNMACMTFVSQWAFQAGEPQRLDLTRRIGVARDLRQLRKIDMIHNFSRPAIAIDRHKGQVHADGSLMASEPLPQVPLAQRYALF, via the coding sequence ATGAGCAAGATTAGTCGAGCCGAGTATGCCGCGCTTTATGGTCCGACCATCGGAGACAAGGTGCGTCTCGGAGACACCGAGCTGATGGCTGAGATCGAGGAAGATCTCACCCACTATGGCGAGGAGCTCCGCTTTGGTCGCGCCGGTGCGATCCGCGACGGCATGGGGCAATGTCAGCGCCAGGCCGATGAGGTGATGGATACCGTTATCACCAACGCCTTGGTAATCGATTTCTGGGGTGTGATCAAGGCCGATCTCGGTATCAAGAACGGGCGCATCGCGGCGATCGGAAAGGCAGGCAATCCGAATATTCAAACGGGCGTGGATGTGCTCATAGGTTCTGCGACCGACATCATCGCGGCCGAAGGGCTGATTGTAACCGCTGGTGCGGTGGATGCCCTGACACATTTCATCAGTCCGGAGCAGGCCAGCAGGTCGCTGATGGCCGGAATCACCACCCTCATTGGCGGCGGCACCGGTCCCAGCGCGGGGAGTCTGGCAGCGGCCAGTACCCCAGGCCCCTGGAATATTCGGCGCATGTTGCAGGCGGCGGAAGGCTTGCCGGTGAATGTTGGATTGGTAGGCAAGGGCAGTGGCAGTCTGCCAAATCCGCTTGAGGAACAGGTTCGCTCCGGCGCCATGGGGCTGATGGTTCATCCAGCCTGGGGTTGTGGGCCGGCCGCGCTCGCGCGTGCGCTTGATATCGCGGAAAAAATGGACGTCCAATTGCTCGTGCAATTCGACACCCTGAACGAGGCCGGTGGGGTGGAGGATTTGATCGCCGTGGTCGCTGAGCGCTGCGTTAGCACGCTGCATGGCAACCTGGATGCAATGGGGATCGAGTCGCTGCTGGCGCTGACCCTGGAGAAGGCACTCCCGATCTCGGTGCTGTCCCCGGCCGGCCCGGCATCCGCTGACGCAGGCTTGTCCGGCGCGCTTGAGGTGCTGCATGATCTCGGCGCTATCAGCGCACTTGCCTCCGGTGGCATGGCGGGCGGGCGCGCTGGGGATCTGATCAGTCGTACCTGGCAGATGGCTCACCGCATGAAAGTCCGTCGCGGGCATCTGGCACCCCCGCCGTTCGCGGCCGACATCGACCGGGCAGACAACGATAACTATCGAATCAAGCGCTATATCGCCAAGTGCGGGATCAACCCTGCCATCAGCCATGGTATCGCGCATGAGGTTGGCTCGATTGAAGTCGGCAAGCTGGCTGATTTGGTGCTGTGGCGCCCGGCTTTCTTCGGTGTGCGTCCGACTTTGGTGCTCAAGGGCGGGATGATTGCCGCGGCTCCCATGGGCGATGCGGCCGCTTCGGTGCCCGACGCTCAGCCAGTGCAGTATGCGCCCATGTTCGGTGTGACCGGCGGTGCGCTCAACATGGCCTGCATGACCTTTGTGTCCCAATGGGCCTTTCAGGCTGGGGAACCCCAGCGTTTGGATCTGACCCGCCGCATTGGTGTCGCGCGCGATCTTCGTCAGTTGCGCAAGATCGACATGATCCACAACTTCTCGCGGCCGGCCATCGCCATTGATCGGCACAAGGGGCAGGTGCATGCCGACGGCAGTCTGATGGCGAGTGAGCCCTTGCCGCAAGTGCCTTTGGCGCAGCGTTACGCACTGTTTTAA